The Pelodiscus sinensis isolate JC-2024 chromosome 4, ASM4963464v1, whole genome shotgun sequence genomic sequence CCATCTTATTTATACACATCAGGATAAGTTTTGAAAACATACTGACAAATTTGGTAGATTCCCAACTAGCATAAGATGATTAAGGTCACTGGTGTGAACAGACAGGCAAACAAAAATGGCAAAATTATGTTCAGCATGATTGTGTTGTGTAATTGTTGTACAAAATGATGTTAGAAAATAGCTAATAATATACACCAGCAATAAACTCTGTGGCTGGGACAGACAAAATAACACCAGACATCCTTGAGGATGCAAGTGCACAGACCTATTGGTTGGGCTTCTGGTCAGGTGCTTACCAGTGCAATTAACCTCCTTTGAAAATGTGCTTGCAATTGTATATTACAGAATTCCCCTGTACATACCCCGGAAAACAGCATCCTTGTAATTTTTTTAGCTATAATCATTCTACATGCGATTACAACAATAAATCAGACAGTCCCGCCTGTAATCTCATCTTAATGATGACCAAAAAACTACTCCATTCAAGAGATAATATTGGATCATTAGAAAACAGTAACTGTACTGTAAGGCCAGATCAAGCATGGTTTTACAGCTTTTCCTTCAGTCTTTTACTTAGCACTGCATTTTGCACCTAGTTCAGTAAGTGCAGTCCCAATACCTTAGTGGCTTTCTTGGTGGTTTGCTAAAATGCTTGCCTCAGCAATGTACCTTTCCCTAATGTCTGGGTCAGTTCCACCTGGCAGAGTGTTTCAGTTCTGTCACAGCCTCACACATAGGCTGAGTCACTCGACTGAGTCCTGCCAAAGTTCGGCACGCTCATTCTTGGCAAGTCCTTGTTTCTGATTTCGTATATGGATTTCCTTTTCGCTTGTACTCCTCTCACTGCCATTTTAATCTTTCTCCAGCCCAAGTGATTCAGTTCTGCCAAATTGAGCACCACACAAATCCCACTCACTGCAAACATGAACACCAAGAAGACAGTCTTCTCCGTGGGTCTGGAGACATAGCACTCCACTTCTTTAATGCAGGGGTACCTATCACATTCATACATGGAAGGGACGTTGAATCCATACAGGAAATATTGTCCCACTAGGAATCCGATCTCCAGGGCATTTCGGAAAACTACCTGGATGATGTAAAACCTGGAGATGCCTTCCTGCCGCCTCATCTTTGACTTTGTCGTTCGGAGGGCGGGGTTGGGGATTTCCTTCACCTCCAAGCAGTCCGGCTCGGCTTCCTTGGTGGAGTTCTCGGTGTTCTGCAGCACTCCGTTGACAATGGTGTTCTTGATCTTCTTGCTGTCCTCGCGTTTCATTGAGTCCTGGTCCCTGTCCAAGGCGAGGAAGACAGTGGAGTATCTCCTCTCGCGCTGCTTAGCAGACTGGTGCACAGAGTAGGTGATAAAGCAGAGGCTGGGCGTGCAGACCATGATGATCTGGAACACCCAGTACCTGATGTGCGAAATCGGGAATGCCTGGTCGTAACACGCCTGGTTGCAGCCTGGCTGCAGCGTGTTGCACACAAACATGGTTTGCTCGTCATCGTACACCGTTTCTCCCACGATGGCCACGATGAGTATCCGGAAGATCACCACCACGGTCAGCAGGATTCTGCAAGAGAAAAGTTCCTCAGTGCACGCCGGCGCTTCCCGGAACCACCGcagacagcagcagggctgggactacTCGCGGGGAGCTGTCCGGTGCTGATCGTCCATGTGCACAGAGCTCGCCATGCAAGTGGCAAAGGATTTGGGGTTAGGCTACACGGAAAGTGCCCGCACGAAGCTTGTCCTGCGTGAGCCAGGCTACAttctatcacacacacacagcactgtaacacacacacacacacacacacacacacatacacacacacacagcactgcaaCAGCTAACCCATACAAGACCCTCGGACCAAGGGGTGACTAGCTGAACCTGACTTTCCCCAGGCGCAGATCGCTGTCAATatcaccctccctgcccccctcccccgacccacCCCACAGGAGCCGCATTCAAACGCTTCTCCAGAAGAGCCCCGGGCGGGGACAACTTCCTGATCTACTCCCCAGGCAGCCGGAGGAGCTGGAGACGCTTGATGGCTGAAGTTTGCTCCAGTTGGGAGCATTTtccccctcggccagccccggcACAGGGCTCCTTAGGACAGCGCCTCCCCCTTGGGCCCGGGCACATGGCAGAGGAAAagaccagctgctctgcccggctcGCCCCGCACAGACCGGCTTAGGCTGGGTCCCTCGCCTGCCCCGCTCACCTCCCTATCATAGTcgagtgctgctgcacagccgCCTCCAGGAGTCTCTCTAGGATGGTCCATTCCCCCATCGCTGTTCATCCGGAGACAAAGACTTGGGCAGCGCGGCCGCTCTCTGCttctagcccccccccctccttcccccgagcCAAGGGGAGCAAGGTCCGGGCAGGCGGCTCGGCCTGCGGGGCTGGAGGGCTGTGAGCGCAGCCCTGCAGCACGTCCGCCTCGCCGGGCACCTCCCGCGGCTGCGCTCGGCCTGGACCCCCCGCGCCCGGGCTGTgcatgggcagggagggaggctggctgcAATGTCTTGCCGCCTCTAATCGGCCTTTAAGTAGTCTCTGCTTGCGTCACAGCCCGCTGggggagagcagccagcagcGGCGCTGGGATTTCTGCGGGTCTTAGGGAGGGCAACAGACACAAATCACTGGCACTGGGGGAAGAACTGCCCGGCTCTGGGCAGAGAGTCACATTGCCACCCGGGCATCCCGGATCATCTGAGCTCCCTGGGGAAGCCCGCCGCGAGCAGCTAGCCCTGGGCAGGCGGGACAGGGGGCTTATCCAGCCACCCTGGGATTAAAACGGCTCCACTAAGCACACAGGTAATGGACTGGAGTTAATGCGCCCTTAGAAGCACAGCGTGCAATTAGATGCCACCAGgattccccctcctctgcccccccgggGGAAAGCTTGCTTCGCAGGGAGTGGTCCCCTCCCCCGTGAGTTCCCCTTGCTCCTTCTCATTTCCAGCACATCTCCTCTCTGGATATGCCGAGCCTATTTTAATACAGCTGTCCCGAAGCTGTGTTGTATCCATTTCCCTCTGTGTGCTTCTCTTCGCTCGCAGGCCATTGATTTCATAGATGCATGTGCGGCAGGCAGAGGAAATACCCCAAGCACGGGCAGTGAATATTCATTGCCATTCCACCAGTCAGAGATAACAGCGGAGCTAATGAGTAATGCAGCCACAAGGGAAGTGGGTTAGGTCACCCCCCCACAAAGAAAGCATAGTCGCTGTTCAAGCACAGTGCTCAGTTCAGCACAGGAAATAGTTTCAATGGTGGGTGTTAATTTTAAATGTTGTGTTCAGATCTGACTGTGAAATGATTCCGGGAGGGGGAAGTAATTGAGGATGTCAGCACCTGGCTTCCAGGTAGCAATGTACTTTAGCTATTGGTATGATTGGATAGTATCTCAAAGTATGGGAATGTTTTCTGTATCTTGCACAATGGCAGCATTGTATAGCACTCATTTTATACATTTTTGTGTCTCAGTCTTGAAAGACAATGGAATTAATATGTAGGGTTTAGTTCTCCCTCATTTTAcattattaatataaatattcATAGGCCACAAGAACTGAAATTTACATATGCAGCATTTCCCAAGATATATGTGCAACTCTGCATACACATAATTATCAGTGGTGACACCAAATTATATGCGAATCATCTAAAATTATGCATAGTTTCCCAGATGAATGCTTATATTGGAATTAATCCATATAAATTATTACCATAGAATATTTTTATCTTCTTAACTATTTAAATTTTGTATATACATTCAGAACCAGAGATAACACCAGAGGTTTACAAAGATTTAATTGGCAAGAGTTTGAGTTGACTGCCTTACACTCAAGTGATGAATCCAATCATGTTACTTATTTTTCCATACCCGCTAGGTAAATCTTAACATCACAACACTCTATTTTGCATTATTTAACCCACATTTCACAGAAAATCTAGTTATGAAGTATTTCAGAGAATTTCATGGTACTAATTTTATATCTACACCAATAAACACCAGACAACCTTCGTCATAAAGCTGGTCATACTATTCACTGGAAATAATTGGGTCTTTTGTTTGGTTTCTGATTCTTTTAGGAACCATTCCTTAGTTCTGTAAATGACTTTAAATATTTGATGAGTAACTGAGATGAAATCCAAAAGTAGATTGTAAATCTTCAGCTATTCACAGTTTGCTGTAATTTGGGGATGTTTAATTGATCACCTAAGTCACATGATATTGGTTCTGTTCCCTGAGTGGACAAGcaaaacttttttaaaactaGAAGAACAATAACAAATGAGGAACAGTGAATACTCTTGATTGCACAGAAATAGGCAGATTTCCTCTAGCAGAAAATTGGGTTTCTGTGATGAAACATTCAATAATCTGAACCAACTGGGTTTCTCTGTTATTTGGAATcggtagatcagtgtttcccaaatggtgttccatggaatGCCGAGGctctgcaaagtgaaaataagggttctgtgagaaaattccattacaataacatgttatgattttttaaaataataattaatatttaagcatctATGAATTTTAtcgaaaacaattttcatttgtgttcgcttcagatggccaattaatacaaaatgtaaagaagtttctctgattacattttgggatggcttatgtcaagaatattcagcgTTATCAAGACATGAAATTCATCAGTTGTTACCCTTCACCAGCACATACTTGTGcaaaactgggttctcgaattactcaacaacaaaaatgaaatacagaaatcgactgaatgctgtgctagatatgcaaatccaactttccagtattaaaccaaatatacaaagaatttgccaagaaaagaaaaaccactcttcacattgaaaactgccaatataatgcatattagtttgagctttattttttgtacacgttaactgtgatttttgtttttaaatatgtgcaattaaactaaatgttgatctaatgaccttgtttagcatttgtttattattatccttacttatttgtggtttactttttcagctccatatataagactgttattaggggctccacaaaatgtttttaagtttaaaagggttccgtggccaaataaaattgggaaataaTGCAGTAGGCAGAGTGACCAAACATGAGATTTTTATTCCCTTAAGCTTCATGCACTCTGATGCCTATACCTCACACTCCCTTTCAGTTGGTATACTGTGTAACTTCTGAACATATTTGTGAAAAGGTGTTATTAGATCCAGCAACAGAAATATCAAAAATCAACTCTGGCTTTGCTTGTTAAAACAAATCAACTAGTTAATTAACTACACCAATAGCTAACTGCCTCAGGATGAAACTGAAGATACATGAAAGAAAGCATAGGAGCCAGTCCACATGTACAGAGGAAGTGTCAATGTGTGGaaattaattaataattattaataattaatataGAATGCCAGTGATTGGTTTTGCTATACAGGCTTACCAAACAGCAGAGCGAAAGTCAGTCAGGCCAGAGTCCAGACTGTCAAAGACAAGAAGAGAAATCCTTTTGCAAGGACAAATATGGTATTTATATAAAGAATAGCAATTCGCCAAACATTCATGTGGACAAAAAACCATTTGTATGAGTGGGCACTAATAAAAAAATGCAAAGGAGCACATGATCAAATTGATCAGCCATTTGGAATTCAAATGAATGGTCAACATATTGTGCACTGTCTTAACCAACTTTACTTAATGTAGTATCCAACTGTATGCACCTcagaaagagaaaacagtttaaaTAAATGCTATAAATCTTGCTAAGTTATCTAAAATAGCATTTGATATCAATAATTGTAAAGGTCCAATAACTAGGAGCCTACTGTATCAAGTTCTGTATCCCACAATAAAGCAGGGAATGTCTCTTTTCCAGTGCTATATGAGGCCCATTTTCACTTGCAAGACATTGGACTTTAGCCTTGGGAATGAATATTCTCCATCTTGCACCTTAGGCCAAGCTAATTTAGGGAAAGTAATTCCACCCTTGttggaaaaacaaaaaagttttcaTGCCATTTGTTTTAAAGTGTAAGCTTCTGGAAGTTCACAGTAGCTTGGCATGTCAGACCGTGTCTCATATTCTATACCACCTGGTGTTCTGAAGCATAGATCTCAATTGTGGCTTTTCAGTACTGCCACAATATAAACAAATGACAGTGTTTAGGTGTGACACTGAAACATAtgcattaaaaacaaatatttatattCCTACAATTAACCACATACATAGCAGAAATAGTCAAATATAGAGTCATTTGATAAATCATCTGTTTCACTAAATAATTAGTCAAATAAATCATAATCTCTAGAGACCATTGGGGAAGAATAATTGTAAGCAGAGAAAATTCCAGTTTCTGCAGTCATTGGCTTAGGTTTTGTGCCAATCCTCTGAATACATCAGCTTGTGGTGGAGCCAGGATCTTCAGCCTAACAGGCTGCCCAGAATGCTAGAGATCTATGTTATGCTGGCTGTGGCACTCCTGTTAGTAAATCACCCTACATTTCATTCACAAGCTGCTAGGATTAACAAAGCTTTATCCCCTGACTTACAAAAACAGTTTCTTAATGAAGCAGCAATATTGGTTTCCAGCAGGATCAGATGTGCCCTGTGTAATATTTTGTTAATTGAATACAAAGAGTAAAAAAGTAACATACTTCTTTAGAAACAATTATATGGTTTTATAGAGGAAAGcaaaagtcagtacaaactcTACTCTGTTTCTGAAGGTAGCTCAAGCAACCCCTACAAAATAATGGTATGTCAAAGCCTATGTATGTTTGGAGCTCATGGTACTGCAATAtgaatgttaaaaataaataataaaaatatagattGGATGGATTTTGGATTAGGTTTGGAGAGTGAGATTGTATGTTTCCTCAGTTTAAATGCCAAACTGAGGTTAATCTGTCTCTAAGAAGCTATAGGCCAGATTCCTTCTCAGATAAATCCAGCTGCTTTGCTCTGTACTGGTATTGCAAAGGTTCTAGAAAGCAACCTGAGTTTTCTTCCAGTGCTGGGATGACCACAGTAGGTTATATAGCTAGCACATGCAGCTCCTATGACACAGCCTCTGACACTCCAATGTAGGTAACATGGGATAGGAAAGATGACATGAATGTGATCAGCATGCAGATGACTTATTGGGAGTCATATATTAGTGTAGTAGTTTTCAACCTTTCCAAtcaagagtctgatttgtcttgtgtaccccaagtTTCATTGCActtaaactacttgcttacacaGAGATGAAAATACAGAAGTGTCATAACACACTCCCACTGAAATATTGCTTACCTTCTCATTTttactatatggctgtgtctagactggccagtttttccggaaaatcagctgcttttccggaaaaacttgccagctgtctacactgtcttgccagctgtctacagctgtctacactggccgcttgaatttctgcaaaagcactgacgatctcatgctgctcccgtttgggcaaaagtccttttgcacaaaagggccagcgtagacagctcagatttgttttccacaaaaaagccccgagcgcGAAAATGGCGagctgggcttttttgcagaaaagcgtctgtgccaatctagacgctcttttccaaaaatgcttttaatgcaaaacttttccgttaaaagcatttccagaaaatcatgccagtctagacgtagccaataagtaCAAATAAATGAATTGGAATATATATAGGGAACTCACATTTCAGTGTGATCCTAAAGcctgtttttcacttgtgagCCTTGGCTGAAGGTGGCAGGGTAGAAGCATATAATTTAGCATCATAAGACACATCCCTCCCTCTGTTGCACTGGTACCTGGGTAATTGCCCTGTTTGTCACCTACTGATGCCAGGCCAGTACTTGTGGCACCTCCAAACCTATCCTGCAACCCccaggctgagaaacactgagtcAAGTACTCTCTCAAAGACTTCTGCCTACCCCAAGGAATACATGTATCCAGTGTGTGCCTTGCACTGGCCTTCTgtgatggggcagctgccctgcactggtcctttaagggttaaaacccagtccTGAGAGAGGACTGAGGGAGCAGAGCCGACAGCTGAGGCAGAAACAGCCAAATAGAGCCCAtttggggctgtataaataagagcTCCTGGATGGCGAAGACAACTCACTCTTGATCTAGCCAGAGAGCAGGCAGGATCttgctgccagggaagctggaggcttcttgacttagatcagggctggggaaaggcaggcagagcaggggagctctggcctggcctcactcccaggctgcagtgcCTGAGGCAAGGCTTGAGTGTAGTAGGGCTGCAGGGAAACAGCCAGGATAGGAAAAGGAAGCAGGACCACACCCCCTTGCCTAAGATGAATGGCCATTTCAGATGGCAGTTTGCCCTTGAGgtcaggggctagatgatgactagCAGCAGGACATgaaggcaaggtgggcataggggaATTGGGGTTGCTCTGAGAgtggaggaccccagagtgcagggacACTGACCGAGGGTGGTCTGAAGAGGAAAGGGCACCATGGCCAGGAAGGGCGGGATGCAGGTCTGAGCCAAAAGAAGACCTGCAACAGAGGCTGAGACACTGACCAGCAGAGGAATGCTGATTCCTTATGTGACCAACTGGAGGCACTCTGGGGGGTGAATGCTCCCCTGGTGACACCCTGGTTGAGAACAACTGCATTGGAGCGTCTCTCAAATTGCTATAATCTCTGCTGGGGAAAGCTCCAGATTTCAGGTGCTGCAACCAGCTACTTGTATAAGTTATCTAACCCCACTACTGTTTCCAGTGGTAATGAGAAACATCAGTGAACCTAGGTCAATGAATCCtgaaatatttacttttttaaaaaaatacggTCCCATGGACTACTTTTATCTCTATTTATGTGCAGCTACAGAAACATGGATCTGACAGCAAACAGATTAATACTTTATTAAGATTCCAAGAAGCCATGGAGACTTACATTTCCCTTTTACATGAAATCAATATTTTCATTGATATTGTTAAGCTTCAGACACCCCAGAGATATACATTAACTATATGCAGCGACAGACCCTTTTTACACAGCTACAAGTTATTAAGAGTGTGGAAAAAAGAGAACTTTATCAAACATACCTATTTTTGCACTCATTATGCTTTGTAATTGGACTTCAGAGCTGGGATAGCTGATGAGGTTTTTCAGTTTTACTTTTATGCAGCAGTAGCACTTCTTTTCTGATCTCTCTTGCTACATATAAAAAAATGTCCTGCAGAACGACAGAGTGACGCCAGCACATCATCTGCATCTTCATGCCACTTCCTGCCTCTACCTCCGCTCTCAGCCACTTGCTGTGTCCAGCCTTGGTGTCATCCCTCCAGACATGAGCTGCTTCAGCTTCAGCTCTAGCTCCTGCTTTGCAccctgggaggggctgtgccATAAGGGAGGAgttgctggggctgggtcccctctgCTAGACAAGCCTAACACCCCCACCCCAGtctcctcaccccttctgccaagaccctgcccccccagccagacacctacccccagcctgcttctgcatcctccccctggccagacatctacccccagcccactcctgccccttccctcacctcctgcccccagcctgttgctgccccctctctccaggccAGCTACCTAACCCCCTGAGAAAGGGGTTTGgggagcatagcgagcagggggtgcagcccctaCTAATCCATAAAGGCTAAGTAGTTAGCTGCTAAACTGAAAACAACCATCTAAGACTTCTCCTAGCCATCTGCTCTGCTGTGTTTTCATTTGGTGCCATGTGTGTATTAATGAAATGATTGCATCAGATTATATCTTTTATTCATAAAAATCATCTAGGTCATCTGCTTTCACCTACATTTTCTCTCTCATGCAATGAACATTTGGCTGAATATTCTCCCCTTATTGTACACACTCATTCCTAACATCAATCAGCATGACATGAATATTAAGAAAAAAGCTCTTTTGTGTCTTCATTCAGTCTAAGTCCCTTCAAAAGCCAAGCAGCTTATCTTCAAAATCACACTGGGTGCACCTTTTCTCCCACCCCTGTAATGTTAAAATGACAGACTTCCCAAAAGGGTACTCACTGGATAATTGCGAGGACAGTTTAGTCAGTGGCAATGCAAGCTTTCCCACCTTACCTTTCCAAATTGCCCTCAGTGAAAAGGCAGCTTCTTTTTCATGCCTTGTGAGACACTGAACTCTGCTGAAACTGCTTAAAAGGGTGCCATGTATGACCAATTGTATTGGGGGGGGGTTGTACCTGTCAAACTCAATTGCATGAAATCCATAAGGTGCTAAGATGGCACAGTGCCTATACAGACAGATGCCTACAGTACCCTAGAAATCTTGAGTTATGTCAATGTGCCACAAAGAGTCAAAAGTGTGCTCTTGCAGCTGGAAATTGCCATATACGCAGTGCAATTTGGCAATAGAAACACATAGAGCAATGAGTGAAGAATACAAAgaagttttaaaatgtaaacacgTATTCATATTAGAGTTTACTTTGCCAGGCTTTACAGCTCAAATTAATATTTCAGCAAGTGAGTTTAGTAGCAGAAATACTCTTGGGAGTATTTTAAGTGAACATTCCTATTTTTAAACACCTAAATGTATGTATTTTCACTAGAAGCCTGAATCTAAGAGTTACACTCATTTAGTTAGGGAATAGTCTGTGCCCTGTATACAGTCAAAATAGCTAAAATTTTAGTACAAGGTGCTCACAATGAATTGCTCATGAACACAGGAGCAACCTAGAATTATTACCAAAAATTACCTAGCAAATAATTTTGAATTGTAAATACATCTATGGCACTTAGCACCCATTACTGTAATATCTGAGCACTTCATCTAATGAGAGTGAACTGTGGTCAGTTTACAGACAATTTGCCGTTAGAGTCACAGTTCAGCAAGTAAAAGGATTATGAATTATTTCCCCAGCTCTTGAAGAAAGCTAAACTTAAACTTTGAAATTTGTCCAAAGTCCATAGCCCAAATCTTCAGATGGAGTAAACTGGCACAGATCCATTGACTGCAATGGACTTGTATCTGATTTTATTATCTGGACTCACCGGAGTAAGTTTTGTTAGTCCTATAAGCAGATCTAACTTGGGTTCTAATTATGTCCCATACTAAGATTCCTTATTCATTAAAGTAAGAAAACCTTTCAAAAATGCTTTGGACAAAGAATAATATAAAGGACTAAATATTATTTGCCATATTACATTTTAACTACACCTTATGTTTTAAAGATTCAAATAAAGTACAGCGACTACGGTAATGACAAATTCAACATGAATTGAAAGCAAGTTTTCATTGAGGAAAAATTGACTTGCTCCATAAAGACCGTTGTTTTAATGAAACACATGCAGTGTATGCTGACTAGATATATTATAGCTCAGGAAGTCTCCTTCATCTGTCACATGGCCCAGTGCCAGAGCCAGGGTACCAGACTTGAGATTTGATTGGGTCATTTGTCTGACCCAAATATGGCAAAGCATAAATTCCTTTTTCCTTGTGAATCAAAGGAGTTATGATTAGTAATCAAAGTGcactgggcttttttttttaatccagggggtgaaatcctggcttcacaGAAGTCATTGGCataattctcattgacttcagtgagaccagGATTTCAAATCTCTGAGAATCTAATCTACAGCTGTGCATTTGAAAATCTCCAATGGCAAAATACTAGGCAGATAAAATTAATGAATGCTGCAGAACAACTGGGATAGGAGCAGATAAGGCCAAATGATGAGTACACAGCTCTATGTTCTTAAGCTCTGTGTAGCTTTTCGTTCTCTCctgggcttcttgcacaagtaggAAAAAAGTACAGTTGTTTATGAGGAGTCGTTTTGCAATATTTCAATATAAATTCATTCACATGAAACATTTCTTTTGGACCTAGTGCTTCGCTTTGCCTTGTCGTCTCTCATCTCCATTCAGATACTGAATCCCTATATGCTCCCAGCTGCTTTTGATTCCGTGCTGTGATATATGGCAGAATTAATTTCCTTTGTTTTGATTGTTACACCACCATATGTCTGCAGTATTCCTGGTGCCCCTTGCCCATAGTCTCCCCCCTCATTTCACCAGTCTCAGCAGAGTATTCACATTACATTAAAGCAGTCTATTGAAGCTGTCCACAGAAATAACTAGGGTAGTGTAGTGACTGATTTGAAAACAAACCACTTTTCTGAATAAGGGTGAAAAGCAGGAGCTCAGTAAGAAATGccgtgtttattttttaaatctttctattGTTGAGGAATTCTGCAGCTAAAAAGTGTAGGGAGAAAAGTAACGCATTTTACATACAGGTAATCCTAATGAATGATGGGTTACATTATGAAACAGTCCCACATAATTCAAaagctttggggtttttttttgaaacatGCTCTAGTATTTAATATAGAattccatccctgctgtagaaTTCTATGGGAAGGCTGAAAAAAGTATATAGACAGAatattattacaggcagtccccgggttacataca encodes the following:
- the GJD2 gene encoding gap junction delta-2 protein, encoding MGEWTILERLLEAAVQQHSTMIGRILLTVVVIFRILIVAIVGETVYDDEQTMFVCNTLQPGCNQACYDQAFPISHIRYWVFQIIMVCTPSLCFITYSVHQSAKQRERRYSTVFLALDRDQDSMKREDSKKIKNTIVNGVLQNTENSTKEAEPDCLEVKEIPNPALRTTKSKMRRQEGISRFYIIQVVFRNALEIGFLVGQYFLYGFNVPSMYECDRYPCIKEVECYVSRPTEKTVFLVFMFAVSGICVVLNLAELNHLGWRKIKMAVRGVQAKRKSIYEIRNKDLPRMSVPNFGRTQSSDSAYV